The Anolis carolinensis isolate JA03-04 chromosome 2, rAnoCar3.1.pri, whole genome shotgun sequence genome contains the following window.
ATGAAACACAAGGAAGGGGTGATCTATAAAATGTCAAGTGTTGCTCATGGTCAGTGGAGTTGGGAGGAGTTAAGGAGATGGTATGGAAGAGTTGTTggccttttctttatttctttagtatttatttgccatatttgtaccccactcttctcaccccgacgaggactcagagtggctcacatatCCAAACATTGCTGTGAATTGATATAAGAACACAATGTGAGGAGCAAGGCTTTTAGCCAGCCATGTTGTAGGACAAAATGTTTACAAAAGAGTAGACAGGCataatctctttttctttctggtGATTTGTTTTATTAATCACATAAGAGTTCTAGACATAGAAAACACGTGCAAACTAAAATCAAACAGAAATCTCTAAATGTTTCACATCATATAAATTCACTATGTAACTGAGGTCTGATACACAATATTGTTAAAATAACATAGGTACAGCAGAGTGATAACTGTAAAATATTGCTTAATGCCAGTGGATAATTAAATCAGAAAATAATATATCTGTCATAAACAAAAATGCGCAAAGAATGAGAGCAACTGAAAATCAGAGTTTAATTATACATATTCTTCTGAGGAAATCTCCAGCTGAAAGCCCTCATCTTCTAAATTCACAATTTGGCTATTGTTATTTACTGATTCTGCATTTTGATATCTAACAGTTTGCAGACATTTCCTACACATTTGTATATAAAATGCCTAATTAAAATTATAAATTTGTTTCTAGCGGTTTGCTATTATTTTAGCATGATAGAGTTTGCAAAAGAACCAGTGGAGTAATATGTCCGATCTGTTAAGAAAAACTGAGAAAGATTCTGGACTTTCTTACATTGTTTAATATTGTTATAGTATCCTGTAGCTTAGTTTAAGCTAAGACTTCCTCACAGTAAGACAAGCTGATTATTTCTAAACCCTTCTAATCACTTTAATTCACTTCAATGTATTAGAAAATTATCAGGttgaaatataatattttgtgtttCTTTGCCTCTATTGGATAGCTTTATATCAGTAGTTAAAGTACCAAATCAAAATTAAACCAACACACTCTGGTTGCCTATACTGTCCAGCTTTATATTTGTTTGCAAGGATAATGAAGCAGGATGGATAACCATTAAACCCCTTAAAACTGAGAGGATAATCTGTCTCCACATAAGATAATTTGTGTCGGCCTCCCTGATCCCTATACAATgtagtattattttattgcatttctgcATTCAGATGTTCCATGAACTCCACTGTCATAGCCCCTTTCACAGTATACCATCTCATGCCCAATATAACTGTGCTTTCCAGGCTATAGGACCACAGTTTTTTCCATCTTTTCAACAATCACAGAAGTGTTACATTGTAGATTTACAGTGTGAAATGCTTGACAAATTACATTGATTCCCTTTCATTCTTGAAAAAAACAAAAGTTATCTTTATTCACTGAAAAATTGAACACCTCCTTTTGAATAACGATACCTTACTGGTTTCATGTTTGAGTCTTGAAGTAAAAAAGCCCAGACTTAGTAAATCATAATGTCTTATTAATGCACTTTCACAAAGTGAAAGTAGAACTAAATACATTAAACTGCTAAAAGTTTTGGATATATGTGGAAAGATTTTAACATGGAAAGACATATTTAAACAGTGATACAATGGTAATATTTACCTCCTTGCTTTCGCATTTTTCCCGTTTTGTTAGCAATTAAAAGTATGTACCTATAGGCAACATTCTCAAGCACATAAAAGCATTGGGGTACTTTCCCAAGATGACTGGGTTGCCTTCCATTCTTATTTCATCCATGCGCTGACGAACATAGCGGGTCTGATTATTCCCTTTGCAGAAGGTTTCAGCTGTGATAGTAGTTATGTTGTTGTACTGCAAAAAGTGAATGTGAAATATATGAATACTCAGTGCGTATAACAGATTGTGTGCTCACATATTTTTGTTCAAATATTAATTAAATTTTCGGTATAgtactatgatttttttttactgtaaatgGATATAGAATATGCTTTTTACAGACTCCTCTTACCAATATCTGACTCTTCAGTGGCTCTACCAAGGGATCTATACAACAGCCTACTAGAAGGACACAGTTGTACTCCTAAAATACTACCATTAGTAAAGCATACATCAACCTGTTTCTTCATAAGTTGTAATTTACCAGGCACAAACCTTGTTTGCTTAGCATGTTTCCCATATTTCCTTTAGGTGGGCTTGCTTTACACAgcatttccttatttttttattatgttttttcccACAACAaagcagtaaataaatataagtaattCGGTAACATTGTTATTTGGGcattttcaattgttttaacTGAAATATTCCAGGTGCGGGACAGAAATACATGCTGTTGTTAATTATATGCACCAGTTTTCCTCTGTCACGCTTTATATAGCTGTGGTATGAAGCACTATGATAATCTTTTATGTGCTTTCATCATGTCCATTTCCACTTTACATTGGCAGTCTTGCTTGATGCCAAGGTAACTATAACAGTAAACTAATAAACAGCTCTTTTAAATCTGCAAAGAAATATCTGAAAAGCAGTTATTTGCAATGCTCATCCTTGTAAAACAGCAACAAAATGTTTTGAGACCTGAAGATGCAGAATACGTAGGCTCTCTGGCAAGTTAGCAGGAACAGCCTCCAATGCATTATGTCCTAAGTAAAGATATGACAGATTGTTCAGCTTCTGTGAGATgaacgagaaaagaaagaaaggccaaTTAATTATTACATCAGCCTTTGACCAAGATTTAAATACTTTTAATATAGTAATAGCTTAGGATCTATCTATTCATAGGCATAATTCAGCTCAGTTGCCTTAAAATATATGCACAGCTCTGTAGGTTAGAGCCTCCGTTAAGAATCTTTTCCAAGAAATCTGGACTTACTGATAAACCACTACAAAAGGATTTCCTTTAGCACTTGACCACATTGAGTAACACCAATCTGCTGGGTGCTTAAAGATGTTTGCATTAAAAAGAAATGTCTCAAAATTCTACTTCCCTGGAGTCTTCATGGTTTGTTTAGTGTGAtgtctgagttttgttttactcttcATCAACAAACCAAAGGCAGATGCCAGAGTATGTTCCAGACTTACGATCCTTACTTTTAAAGGTGAGAGAAGTCAGAATACCTGGTTTGAACATACTTAATTTAGCAGATGACCACTGCGATTTGTTCTAGGTCTTTTCTGCAAATTTGGTGTATTAAGGCAACTGCTCTGTGAATGTtctgatttctttttgttttaaatataagTTATTTGCAAGTCTCATTGAAatcattaacattgattctgagGATTTAATTTTATAGTATTGTAATAAAGTCTGTTACCTTGAAGGCATTTGCTTTAATTCCTCTGCtcttaattttgttgttgtttgcattcaGTGAAGTTAGTTTGGGAGGTAAAACTGGAAGCTTGGCAATCATATTGTCTGCAAGTGAAAGTTCTTCTAATAATAGGAGCTTTGCAAAGGCCCCATCTTCGATTTCTTGAATCCTGTTTCCAGTCAAATCAATTCTTCTCAGGCTGGCTTTAAAGGAAATAATATTATGTTGAACTTCAGTGGTCTTTGCAGGAATCTGACTGCCAAATGCCATTGATAGTGATGCTGCAAAACAAGCTGGACTTGAACAGAACTCAATTCCAGATGTAATTGTGATGGCATCTCAGCAACTCTGGACAGACTGTTCCACATTTCCAGTAGCAGCACCAACTTTCAATATGAAACTCTTAAGGGTTGTAATTCCACAAAACTATATAAAACAAGTAGCTCTAGGACAGAACTTTCTAATGCCAAGGTCCAAGCTTGACAGATACGCACAGCCAATTCCAGGTTATTCTAAATTGCATGAGCTCATGCAGATTAATTCATTCTTACTCTCATCCTCCTTCTCCTAGGATTTGCCATTTCTCTTTCCAACCGATGATTGGCATTTTGTGATTTATGGAGTTTCATGGGCAGTTTTCATTGTGCTATTGTGGGGAGTGAGTTTCAGGGTTTTCCCCTtagttgtatatacatataacgtTTCCCTAAGTACACTTGTGTTTTTTGCTGGTCTTGTCAAAATTCAGCCATGTGAATTCTTATGtatgaataacaacaacatgcaAAAAAAGGTGGGAGTGCATTTCACTCCTTAAGGGGTACACTCATATTTATGATTTGAGAGAGAGCTTTCTCAGTGGCTATCCCCTGTATCTGGAAATCTCTGCCCCCTCCGTGCTGTCCTTCCAGCGGCAGCCTAGATCCTTTGTgtccaggcaggcttttaaaaccGGGAGCTTTTAAAGAGTGGGCTAGAGGGTGctgcaatgttttaaattgtactaTTTTAAcagctatctgtctatctgttcatccatctgtccatctagcTAGTGTGGCATTTTGACtcaattgttttaataattacactaatttaattttaacattTACTTTTAGTAagtttttaattatattgcttTTTAAGTTGTGAACTGCCTTGAGTCtcagtcttgggggggggggggatcgagTATAAtatcctcctccccttcttccttctccttgtcCTTTTTTGCCAACTGAACATTATTCATAGGTAATGCCATGCTGTATATTGGGGCAGAAATCACCACTGTTTAATCAGTTGCCTGGTTATATTTTCATCAATATACAAGTGAATACACTATTAATTCTGAAGGATTTATTTAGTTCTTTTGTATATATGCATTTAACACAACATCATATCCTCAGGGAGGCAGAATACAGAGGGTGGTCTGTATTGTTGGTTTTAGGATATAgttatataaaaaataatttttaaaaaactttgcttATATCAACAGAATTTATAAACAGGTATTCATTTTTAACAAAGGAAGATATCCTTAATTAGAATCTACATACCTGTTTTCATGAGTGTTTTTATAATTTGATCTCTAATACAGATTAGGAGTCCCTTATCTCTAAAGTATGATATATGCCTCAAAATAATCTACCTGGGTAGCTAAAATTGTGACCACTTTATTTTCTGATTGTtcagtgcacacaaactttgtttcataaacaaaattatttaaatattgtgtataaaattacctttaggctatgtaAAATAAGATGTGCATGGAACATGAAAGAGTTTAgagtttagacttggatcccatctccaaaatatttcattatgtgtatgcaaatattcccaaatctgaaagaaatggaaatcccaaacacttttggtcccaagcatttcagataggcTATTCAATCTGTATAGACCGGTAATGTTGGACTAGTACTCTAGGAGAACATGGTTTGGATCCatgtttagccatggaaacccacactaTTAGCCTAGTctaaggaaagcaatggcaaataaattttgccaaaaaaGCCCAATGATAGGATCACATAAGTCAGAATTGACTTCAAGACATATGAAAACAGATTTCCAAGACAGGTAATGGCAATTCAGTTTCTTAGAATGAGGTATAATTTATCTTCTCTAATAGTATATAGTACTAAAATAAATATACCCAAATGATACTAATGTATACTTGTAGTCTTTACTGAACCactattttctatttatttatttatttttaccccaGTTTTATCCCATGGtgagattcaaagcggcgtacaatgGTTAAAAACAGAGATTACATAACATACAAATTTGAATAAAAACATAACCAAATAACAAATTGCACATTGCATAAACCATATATAATAGGTCAATAAATTATGACATATACCATCTAAAAATTCCCTGAACCTTGGCCACTGAGGTTATCCATAAAACAGATTCTACTGAAATCCTAAAAACATAATTTCCATTGGGCTGCGTAACAGCATTGCCAGGTCTGAGATAGCATTTAGAGATTGATATTACCAGTGACTATCTAGTGGTTGCCTATTATAAGTTACCAGGAAAGACCTGGTTCCACAAAAAGGTTTTAACTTGTGAACAAACAGCCAACAAGGAGGGGGGCAATTGCACATCTCTAggaagtgagttccagagccatgAGGCCATCACCAATAAGAcactctctctcgttcccatcaaTTGCACTGGTGAccatggtgggaccaagagaaggaccccttctgatgatctcagggcttgtgtgggttcataggaggagatgcggtaCCTCAAATAAGCtgggcctgaaccgtttagggctttataggctaatgccagcatattgaattgtgcccggaaaggAACTGGGAGTCAGTGTAGCTGCTTTAGGAGTGGAGTCGTTCTTTCCCTATGTCCTGCCCCTGTAAGCAGTCTAGCCGCTGACCTTTATACCAGTTGAATTTTCTGAACACTCTTCTGGAGTAGCCCCACGTAGGACACGTTACAGTAATTTAGTCTGGATGCGACTAAGAcgtgtactaccatggccagattggGCTTTTCAaagtatgggcacagctggctcacaagctttaactgtgtgaaggccctcctggccaccactgacacctgcgCCTCCAGGGTCAGCGTTGAGTCCAGACTGTGGACCTCCGCCTTCAGGGCGAGTGTGACCCCATTCAGCACAGGTTGCAGCCCAGTACCCTTATCAGCCCTACGACTGACGagtagtacctctgtcttgtctggattcaatttccatTTGTTCATCCTCATCTAGTCTGTCACAGCTGACAGACTCCAGTTCAGGGTCAGGACAGCATCCTTGGTATCAGGTGGAaacgagtaatagagttgggtgtcatctgggtacagatggcaccaaactccaaaactccaaatAAATAATGAATTCTTAATATATACTTACGAATATCAGCGAAGTCAGAGACTTTCACTTTCTTGATTTTGTTGAATCTTGCGTAAAGGTAACCTGTTTCCTTTGGTAGAGGTGGGACGTTTTCAATTTCTGTTTCTTCACAGTATACTGAACCACTTAAGCAAACACACAGCAGACAAGTAGCCAAATCTGAAAGcattaaaattgttttctatTTAAGTAGAAGATTGAAAGGTTATATAAACAAATAGAAGGTGGGAATACTCAGTCTTAGTAACAAAATTATATGGGGTAAAAATGTTGCATTCAAATAGTCTTCCATGTATTATGCAGTgcttaaaatatgtaaataattttcTTACAGTGTTCTTGTGAGGACTTCTGAGAACTTCCTTATAGAAAACAAGATTATGTGTCAAAATAGCTTAGAAagtacagtgctccctcgctaatTTGAGGTTTGGGTTCCGCAGATTCGCTATTTCACAGATTTTCCCATCTGGCTGCCCTCCCCTCACAGGCACAAAATGACTCAGTTTGAGGCATGTGACCCGGCCCGCGCTTCCTCCTCAGTCGCCTGCAGGCATTGCCAGTAGACCCTGCCTGCACCTCATCGCCTCAGGAAcaacaagaaatacagtacagtatgttaaaagaggaaaagagggagggagggaaggggggctatattaattgaaataaatagagtGCCGCTACTTCGCgatttttcacttttcgcgggcaggcctggaacctaacccc
Protein-coding sequences here:
- the ogn gene encoding mimecan, whose protein sequence is MKTLQKFCLLFFFFMPLVKLAPPPPQQNIAPFYEDTIFKQGYEDILFKEDYEEKPQDAVKYKENNDILVFNEDVLQMQGDEDGPGESSTNFTDLATCLLCVCLSGSVYCEETEIENVPPLPKETGYLYARFNKIKKVKVSDFADIPSLRRIDLTGNRIQEIEDGAFAKLLLLEELSLADNMIAKLPVLPPKLTSLNANNNKIKSRGIKANAFKKLNNLSYLYLGHNALEAVPANLPESLRILHLQYNNITTITAETFCKGNNQTRYVRQRMDEIRMEGNPVILGKYPNAFMCLRMLPIGTYF